In Candidatus Aminicenantes bacterium, one genomic interval encodes:
- a CDS encoding four helix bundle protein, with the protein MKFKNIEDIWIWQESVNLCEDIFRFTAKSSPSLIQDHELSSHLRKTAISIPSNISEGFGRESLSEFRRFLVIARGSCAELRTQILIANKVDKLPLEIWQDLDAETSQISRKIFKLISYLKKEIMKKKVERVEGGREAGRNSS; encoded by the coding sequence CGTAAATTTATGCGAAGATATCTTCAGATTCACAGCAAAAAGCAGCCCCTCACTTATTCAGGACCATGAATTGTCCAGCCATTTGCGCAAAACTGCGATCTCTATACCGTCTAACATCTCTGAAGGATTCGGCAGAGAAAGTTTGTCCGAGTTCAGACGCTTTTTGGTTATTGCCAGAGGTTCTTGTGCTGAATTGCGCACCCAAATCCTGATCGCCAATAAGGTGGATAAGCTACCATTGGAAATTTGGCAGGATCTGGATGCCGAAACCAGCCAAATTTCCAGAAAAATATTCAAATTGATCAGCTATTTAAAAAAAGAAATTATGAAGAAAAAAGTTGAAAGAGTTGAGGGTGGAAGAGAAGCTGGGAGAAATAGTTCCTGA
- a CDS encoding 4Fe-4S dicluster domain-containing protein: MSPDTGKAVEIAVISGKGGTGKTSITAALAVLAENAVVADCDVDAADLHLVLAPEVRQRHEFVSGHEAVIRELDCRGCGVCKDYCRYEAIDEVTARDGRTVFRVDPAACEGCGVCVRFCPVQAIDFPDSHCGEWSISRTRTGPMVHARLKPGAENSGKLVSQVRESARAEARSSGRSLILVDGPPGIGCPVIATVTGTTLVLVVVEPTISGEHDLDRVLGLARHFHIPAALCVNKWDINAEITQRIEDNARARGVESLGRIAFDAAATRAQVRGHTVIDEGGIAATDIRQLWKNLQQRIDLEKRS; the protein is encoded by the coding sequence ATGAGTCCCGATACAGGTAAGGCTGTTGAAATCGCCGTCATCAGCGGCAAAGGTGGAACCGGCAAGACCAGCATCACCGCGGCGCTGGCCGTTCTGGCCGAAAACGCGGTGGTAGCCGACTGCGACGTGGACGCGGCCGACCTGCACCTGGTACTGGCACCCGAAGTGCGGCAACGCCATGAATTCGTCAGCGGACACGAAGCCGTGATCCGCGAACTGGATTGCCGCGGCTGCGGGGTGTGCAAAGACTACTGCCGCTACGAAGCTATAGATGAAGTCACCGCCAGGGACGGCCGCACGGTGTTTCGTGTCGACCCGGCCGCCTGCGAAGGCTGCGGCGTTTGCGTGCGCTTCTGTCCGGTTCAGGCCATCGATTTTCCCGACAGCCATTGCGGCGAATGGAGCATCTCCCGCACCCGCACCGGACCCATGGTGCATGCGCGCCTGAAACCCGGGGCGGAGAACTCCGGCAAACTGGTTTCCCAGGTGCGTGAATCCGCCCGGGCCGAGGCGCGGTCTTCCGGGCGCTCCCTGATCCTGGTGGACGGCCCTCCGGGAATCGGTTGTCCCGTAATCGCCACCGTTACCGGAACCACCCTGGTGCTGGTGGTGGTGGAACCCACGATATCGGGTGAACACGACCTGGACCGGGTGCTGGGCCTGGCGCGCCATTTCCATATTCCCGCCGCCCTGTGCGTAAACAAGTGGGACATCAATGCGGAAATCACGCAGCGCATTGAAGATAACGCCCGCGCGCGGGGTGTGGAATCCCTGGGAAGAATCGCTTTTGACGCCGCCGCGACCCGCGCCCAGGTACGCGGGCACACGGTTATCGACGAAGGCGGAATTGCCGCCACGGACATCCGCCAACTCTGGAAAAACCTGCAGCAACGGATTGATCTGGAAAAGAGAAGTTGA